The Zingiber officinale cultivar Zhangliang chromosome 2A, Zo_v1.1, whole genome shotgun sequence genomic sequence TCCTCAAGAGTACACATATGCCGGCAAGGTTCTGGGGAGAGGCGGTTAGGCATGCTGTCTATCTGTTAAACCGTCTCCCAACTAAGGCGCTAGGAGAGCGCACGCCATTTGAGGCTTGGATGAGGAGAAAGCCACATCTCGCCCATTTGAGAGTGTTCGGTTGTGTTGCATACGTGAAAAATACAGCCCCTCACCTCAAGAAACTCGACGACAGAAGCTCACCCATGGTATACTTGGGTGTCGAGGAAGGTTGCAAAGCTCATCGTCTATTTGATCCAAGGCATAGCAAGCTACAAGTAAGTAGAGATgtgatgtttcaagaaaattgtgaatGGACATGGAATGCAGGTGCCAACAATGAAGAAAAAGTACCAGAGTTTGTGGTGGTGGATACATTCGGCACTGACGAGGTGATTGTTGCAACAGACATTGAGGTCGCAGCGGAAGATGTCACAACACCGGCAGCAACGTCAAGTCCATCTACACCATCATCGAACACCCATACAGCTTCCTCGCCTTCGATAACAAACTCACCCGAGTCTTATGAAGGACCGGTCCGTTTTAGATCCATTGTTGATATCTACGCCAACACTAAGGAAGTGGTTGGTATTGATGAAGAAGAGGATGAGGTGATGTTGATATCTGAAGAGCCGACATGTTATCAAGAAGTTGCAACCAAGGCTTGCTGGTACGAAGCAATGGAGAAAGAGCTTAAATCTATTGAGATGAACAATACCTGGAACTTAACTGAGCTCCCATTAGGCCATAAACCTATCGGCCTAAAGTGGGTGTTCAAATTGAAGAAAGATTCAGATGGGAAAGTCGTTAAGCACAAAGCAAGACTAGTGGCTAAAGGCTATGTACAAAGACAAGGCATCGACTTTGAAGAAGTGTTTGCGCCTGTCGCTAGACTTGACACTATTCGAGTCATTCTTGCACTTGCGGCAAATCAAAGCTGGGAGGTACACCATCTAGATGTGAAGTCAGCACTTCTCAACGGAGAATTAGAATAAGAAATATATGTCACTCAACCAGAAGGGTTTGAAATACAAAATCAAAAGCATAAGGTATACAGGTTGTCCAAGGCCCTCTATGGACTGCGCCAAGCTCCACGAGCTTGGAACATGCGCTTGAATAGGAGTTTGGAAGAGCTTGGCTTCAAAAAATGTATTCAAGAACATGCAGTATATACAAGAGGTGAAGGAGAAGCAAGCATACTTGTTGGGGGTATGTTGACGATCTCATTGTGACAGGAAGTAGCAAAGAAAAAATCAATAAGTTCAAACAACAAATGATGACAGAATTTGAGATGAGTGATTTGGGTCTTCTCTCCTACTACTTGGGGATCGAAGTGGAGCAACAGAAGAGCAGAATTTTACTTAGGCAATCAGCTTATGCCAAGAAAATTCTATCTCAGTTCAAGATGACAGACTGCAATTCCACAAAGCATCCAATGGAACCCAAGACACAGTTGCATAAAGACTTGGAAGGGACTCCAGTTGACGCCACAGAGTATCGGCGCATCATTGGTTGTTTGGGATATCTGTTACACACACGGTCGGACCTGTCATATTCTGTCAGAATGGCGAGCAGATATATGGAGAGGCCTACAATCATGCATCACAAGGTGGTCAAACAAATTCTCAGGTATTTGAAAGGTACAATATATTTTGGCCTTGTTTATATAAAGGGACCCCCGGAAATTGGTATCTTCGGCTACTCGGACAGTGATTTAGCCGGCGATCTCGATGGGaggaaaagcacaagtggaatgACTTTCTATTTTAACAAAAGTTTGGTATCCTGGAATTCACAGAAGCAGAAGACAGTAGCGCTTTCATCTTGTGAGGCAGAGTTCATGGCAGCCACAACTGCAGCCTACCATGCTTTGTGGTTGAGGAGCCTTGCAAGCGAATTAACAGAAGTAAAGCCAAAACCGGTAATTTGTTTGTTGACAACAAATCTGCCATAGCTCTCATGAAGAATCCGGTATTCCATGGTCGAAGCAAGCATATAGATACAATGtttcattttatcagagaatgCATTGAGAAGGGACAGATTGTGGTTGAATTCGTTAATACTGGAGAACAGCGAGCCGATGTATTAACTAAAGCATTGCCAGGAGTGAAGTTAGCTGCCATGCAACAACTACTCGGTGTTCGTGACTTAGAACCATGTCAGGATTAGGAGGGGTAATGAAGGCATATAATCCGGACATGTAATGGCTacgtatattttttttctcttccttgcATTAGTGATAAGCTGTCCTAGGTTTAAGGGATAAATAGTAGAATTAGTCTTCCTAATTTTAAGGGATAAGTTATTGGACTTAGTCTTAGTTTATGGTGTATATAAAGGATTCTAGAGGTGTGTTTTGATTCATTCATTTTTCAATCATCTTCATCATTATAAGAAAGTAGTGTATCAGTTGTCTTCCTCCTcggtctatttttttttttgcatattagtGTGTGTCTTGGATGTGCTATTCATTGATTCTAAGCCAACAAgggaaacaagaagaagaaaaagagaaaggtTTAGTAGAGAAAGTTGTGATGGTTAgatttcaaataaaaaaatacgTTTACAATCATAACACACTATACaaccaattaaaaaaaatgaataaataagatttaattgtaaacaaataattaaaaggTAATTATTATAAATCAAATGTACATATgcatataattaattatatagaTTGAGCTATTTATATATTGATTGATTAAAattcttaatcaatttaataagttAATATGGATGATGAAGTTAGGTTGGAAAATATATTAACCTAATGAAACTTCAAAATTAAGtctaaataatttttgaatttttgaattcttatttctaagttgTTAAGCGAAGTTATTTTATATTTGAAAAGGAAGAGGTTTTAGTAGCAAGCAAATCATCGAAATTAAAGCCGGAATTAAAGGGGATACtctattgtttaatttttttaaaatactttccatgtattaataaataattaaacgaattatcaaaaatttaaaatgggTGCTTTATATTCAATTGCTCGGTTAGTTGACCGTCCCTATCATAATCTACTAGAAGTAACAAATTTATATTACTATATGCTTGTTATAATGAAAAAAGGATCAATGAAAACCAACCTCGTTCGTCGCCAGGACCGTGACAGTTTAATCATTTAGGCACCTTGAGCACTCGTCTTCCCCTTCTATCTCCGGCTTCCCTGCGTGGCTCGGGCCGTCAAGGAGGGCACCGACTCCTCCGTCGCCTTCACCGACCGCGGCTAGACCTGCTGGAACCGCACTATTCTCCTTGGCGCCGCCCCCGCTGCAAGCTCCTCCTCAAGGCCCACCACGAGCGCCAACAACTGAAGCCGGCACCACCCGCTACGGCGGCGCTCGGGGGGAGGGAGGCGAGCAATCGCGGGGATGAGATTTGAGTCCGTCCCACCTCGCACAAACTCCCCAAATATAATGAGATTTGAATCTATCACATCTCTTACCACCGCTGTTGAATTATAaagtgatattttatttttttttggtttgtaattttttaattaagatttaaatattttattttataatttgaaaGGTTAATCATTGTCCGAGTCTTTAATTAGGATAATCTTGTCCGAGTCTTTAGGTGATTAGAATTTATCTTTGTGATCCTAATTTATAGGATCTGGTCTTATGTGATCCTATTTTATAGGATCTAGCGATAGTTTGTAAAGCCTATTTATAGGCTCCTTCTTTTCTAATTTTTAACGCAAGAGAGTTTTTATTATTCCATCGTCCAGTTTTTTATCTCTTTAAATTTCTTCATATCAAGAGCTTCTTCACGGTAAGTCACTTCGATATTCTTGGAGTGACAGAAGTTTCGTCGATTCTGGTTTtctctacatggtatcagagctttggttATTTTCGTGAAGAAGGTTATTGCTCTGTCGATATGGAAGGCACTGGTCGTGTAGCGGGACTTGGTTTGGAATTGTTGAATCAGTCCAACTACCGGATCTGGAAGACGTGTATGGAGTCGTATCTAGTCGGTGAAGATTTGTGGGATGTCGTTTCCACTAATGGAGTTGTCGCTCCGGCAAATATCATCGAAAATGCAGAAGCGTTTAAGAAATGGAAGCAACAAAATGCTAAGGCAGAATTTGTTTTGAAGAGATCCATTTCTCATGGAATATTTGAGCATATAATCGGATGTGAGTCTGCTCGTGAAATTTGGCAAACTCTCGATCGATTGTTCAATAAAAAGAATGAGGATCGGTTGCAAATGCTCGAAAATGAGTTGGCAGTTACGAAGCAAGAAGGTATCTCTATTTCTGAATATTTTCTCAAAGTAAAAAATTTATGTTCAGAAATCTCTCTTATAAATCCTGAAGAACGAATCTCGGAAGCAAGAAAGAAGCGATATATTATTCGTGGTCTTCAACCTGAGTATACTCCGTTTATCACTTCAATTCAAGGATGGGCTCAACAACCATCACTAGAAGAACTTGAAATTCTTCTCTCGTTGCAGGAATCATTGGCCAAGCAAATGGCTACAACGAGTATTAAGGAGGAGCCAAAGAGTGCCTTGTTTGTTAAAAAAATGCAATTTTATAAAGGAAAGGGTAAGATAGAAGAAAGTACTCCAGATTATTCAAATGCACCTAAGAAGACGTTCAAATGTCATAGGTGCGGCAAACTCGGTCATATTAGAAAAAATTGTCGAGTTAAATTAAAGTCAGAAAATTATGCAAATTTGGCCGATATGGACAAAAAGCTTGAAAAAGAAGATGATTGGAAGAATTGCTTTCTTACTGATATTGTTGATACTCAACGAGGAACATGCTTAGTAGCAAAAGAAACTTCTCACACAAAGCATCCAACCAATAATGAATGGATTATAGATTCTGGTTGTGGTCATCATCTTACAGGAGACGAATCAACTTTTTCATGCTCTCAGGTACATGATAGCGGCAAGGGTATTATCACCGCTGATAATAcaattcataaaattcaaaaagaaggcACCGTTGTTATTGACAATAATCGTGGAGAATCAATAACACTAAACAGTGTATATCACGTGCCTAGGATACAAAAGAACCTTTTCTCTGTTGCAAATGCGGTGGATGCTGGAAATTTCGTGCTCTTTGGACCGCGAGATGTGAAGTTTCTTCGGAACGTCAAAGAAATTAAAGCCGACGTTGTTCATACTGGTACGCGTGTGAATGATTTATTTGTTCTATTTGCATCAAATTCATACATTGAAAAGATGAGTAGCAATGATAATTCCTCTTTGTGGCATGCAAGACTTGGTCATTTAAACATGACTAAGTTGAAGGTTATGATTCaaagaaaattagttgatggtttGCCCGATCTATCAAAAGTTGAGGATGAAAAAATTTGTGAAGGTTGTCAATTTGGAAAGGCACATAGACTTCCTTTCAAAAGTTCAAATTCACGACGCACAACTCCTTTGGAACGAATACATAGTGATTTGATGGGTCCCACTCTAACTGCTTCTTATTCCGGATGTCATTATATGTTGCTGTTTGTGGATGATTATACACGGTTCACATGGGTTTATTTTGTGAAACACAAATCAGaggtattttcaaaatttctaaaattcaagGAAACTGTGGAAGGAGAATTGTGTAGAAAAATCAAGATTTTACGGACAGATAACGGAGGGGAATTCTGTTCAAATGAATTTTTCTCATTTTGTCGAAATAATGGCATTAAAAGAGAATTATCTTGTCCGGagacaccacaacaaaatggcgtGGCTGAGCGAAAAATTAGACACCTTGTGGAGACCTGCAAGTGTTGGTTGCATGCGAAGAATTTATCCAAGGCATTATGGGCAGAAGGCATAAAATGTGCAGCTTATGTTATTAATCGGGTGCCACTCAGATCAAGCAATAATAAGGCACCTTATGAATTGCTTTTCGATGCTAAACCAAACGTGAAGTATCTTCGAGTCTTTGGTTCAATCTGCTACGTTCATGTGTCTGATTCTCAAAGAAGTAAGTTGTATGCTAAAGCAATCAAATGCATTTTCGTCGGTTATGACGAACAAAGAAAGGGCTGGCGGTGTATGGATCCTACGACTAATAAATGTGTTGTTTTTCGCGATGTTATCTTTGATGAGATTTCTTCCCATGATTCTGCAGatatcaacaaggaagaaaataataTGATAACTTTGCCATTATCCCATTTCTCAGAAGACATATCTAAAGAAAATCAAGGAGAAAAGGAGAGCTTGTGTCCAAACCAAGATGATGGCTCTCAGGAGGAAATAACCAACCAACGCCCGAGACGAAATATTGTGCGACCATCTCGTTATAGAGATGATAATTTTGTTACAAATTTTTCTTGCTTATTTGCTAATCCTATTGATGATGATGAACCTTCCTCTTATGATGATGCTAATGGAGTAAAAGAATGAGAAGCTGCTATGAAAGAAGAAATGGATGCCTTGCAGAAAAATCAGacatgggacttggttcctaaaCCCCCTGAAGTGCAACCAGTTTCGTGCAAATGGGTCTTTCGAATAAAGAGGAAGGCTGATGGGAGCATAGACcgattcaaagcaaggctagtagCCCGAGGTTTCTCTCAAAAGTACGGGGAagattatgaagaaacatttaGTCCCGTGGCAAAAATGAGTTCGGTACGTACTGTTCTAGCACTAGCGGCTAGCCTGGATTGGAAATTGTGGCAGTTGGACGTCAAAAATGCCTTCTTATATGGAGAGCTTAATAGACATATTTATATGGATCAACCGCTTGGATTTGTGTCCGAGTACCATCCGGATTTTGTGTGTAAATTACAGAAGGCCCTCTACGGATTAAAGCAAGCTCCACGTGCGTGGTACGGAAAAATTGCAGAATATTTAAGATTCTGTGGCTACGCAACTTCTGAAGCAGATTCAAGTCTCTTTATCAAGAAATGTCAAGGACTCATGGTGATCGTTCTGTTGTATGTGGACGACATAATTCTAACAGGCAGCAATTATGCAGAGGTCACTCGTCTTCAGGAAGAACTTTCGTTGCGATTTGATATGAAGAAACTTGGGGAGCTTAGTAATTTTCTTGGGTTGCAAATTGAAAATCTGGATAAAGGAATTTATGTGTCTCAGTTCAGTTATGCTAAACGACTCATTGAGAAATTTGGTTTGATTGATGGAAAGAAGCGATCTACACCACTTGATGTAAATACAAGACTTCATCGTGACGAAGGAACATGTTTGTCGGACCCTCGTCCCTTTCGTACACTTGTGGGAagtcttatttatttgacaataaCAAGGCCGGATATTGCCTTCTCTGTTGGTATGGTCAGTCGATACATGCAAGAGCCAAGGAAGCCACACTTCGAAGAGGCTAAGAAGATCTTAAAATATGTTAATTCTACTCTTAACTTGGGTCTACTCTATGAGAAGGGTATAGAGTTTTCTTTACAAGGATTTGCAGATGCTGATTTTGGTGGAGACTTGGATGATCGGAGATCAACTTCTGGTTTTGTATTTCTGCGAGGAGCAACAAGTATATCATGGTGTAGCAAAAAGCAAAGTTCAGTATCTCTATCCACGACTGAAGCAGAGTACAAAGCATCTGCTCAGGCTGCTCAAGAGTGTATGTGGCTTCGTAGACTCTTTGAAGATCTGCACGTACCCATTGATCAACCCATTCCTATTCATGGAGATAATCTGAGTGCAATCAAACTTACGTCTAATCCTGTCTTCCACGCGAGGACAAAACATATTGAACTTGAGCAACATTTCATTCGTGAGAAAGTGCTCGACGGAATTATTGATATGGTCGCAGTTAAGAGTGAAGACAACAttgctgacatttttacaaaaacaCTTCCAAAGGGTGCATTCGAAGATCTGCGATCAAAGCTCGGATTAGTTCTGAGAACATCACTTTAAGGGGGACTGTTGAATTAtaaagtgatgttttattttttttggttcgtaattttttagttaagatttaaatattttattttataatttgaaaGGTTAATCATTGTCCGAGTCTTTAGGTGATTAGAATTTGTCTTTGTGATCCTAATTTATAGGATCTGGTCCTATGTGATCCTATTTTATAGGATCTAACGATAGTTTGTAAAGCCTATTTATAGGCTCCTTCTTTTCTGATTTTTAACGCAAGAGAGTTTTTATTATTCCATCGTCCAGTTTTTTATCTCTTAAAATTTCTTCATATCAAGAGCTTCTTCACGGTAAGTCACTTCGATATTCTTGGAGTGACAGAAGTTTCgttgattttggttttctctacaACCGCACCATAATCCGGGTTATTGTTCTTCTGATCTATATTGAACAATCCTTTGTATCTATCTATACATGGATGGATTCTAAGAATATGATagaaaaagatttattttttttattttcaaactttatgATTACAAAGATCATCTGTCTTGATGAGATGAACTGAATTCACATGATGCAAAAATTACTATTTATTATGATACACAACTATATCCTGCCTACAATATTGGTGTATCTATTTTGTTATAAAATCAGCAACTTTGTGCTGAAGAACTGGAATAGTACCTACAAGTTCGGCTGGTTAATGCCGGCCGCATTGTGACAATGGCTGAATCATTAGCTCCAGCCCTTAGAGCCGCCCATCCGGCTTCTAGGAACCTTGCGACTGCATCGCTGGTGTACTGGTTTGCCTGGGCCATGGTCATGCTTTTGCCGATGTCTGGGTAAGTGTTGAGGGCATGGTCTCCGTTGAGCTGAGATGCGAGTTGGATTAGCTCAAGCTGGAATTTCGAGAGGACTTTGTCTTCGATCCATCCCAATGGTCGCAAGGGCTTCACTTTAGGGAGTGTTTCTGAATTTTAGAGATCAACATTAGCTGCAAAGTGAGACGAGTTCTGGTGTAATACATCTTTAGTCTACGATAGTCAGGTAAACCCAGCTTCATAAGTGGATGACCTACTTCAACAATACTGAACTCAAAACTGAACATAAAATtggaaaaaaagaagaagaagcataaCAAATAAAATGAATACCTGGACAGTCCGTTCGGGGTGTCTTCCTCAGGTAGAAATAGCTCTCGAATGACCCAGCCCAAGCATCTCTCTTTGTAAGATAATTAGATTTCAGGTTGAATAATTTCTTTACGGTGGCTGGAACAGAAGAATGTTCAAACTGTGAATCTTGCTTTGGTCCTTTAGGTTCATGGATTACTGCAAGGGAACATGAATCACATTCAACATTTCAGATTGAGAAAAGTGTGAGCTTTGGAAGAAGATGAGTAGGATGTACAAGTTTCTGGAAAAAAAAACACTGCTAATAAAATGCTTCACACAAGTTCAAACAACGCTGCCTTCTGTTCCAACAAATATCAATTCCATAAAGGGAACAAAGAACTCATCTTGAACTTATACTATTACAGATACTCCAATTTTCAATGCACTTTGCATAACAAGCCTAACCAAAATTCCATTGCTGAGGGGATGAGAACTAATAAGCAGCTTGAGGAGCGATGTTGGCTCGCTGAACATAGAAAAGATCCTCAACCTTTTTATCGGCCATAACATCTGCTTGATTAAGCTCTGTAACTAGCCAAATTTTGTGGGTAGACTATAGATTTTGTATACCAGAAGAATCAAAATCACTGAACCTTCAAGAATATTTGTTATTTCATACAATATGTTGTACTTGCCGGCAAAATAATGTAGTCTAGTAGGGCCACATAAATGTCACTATGCTTATAAGACCTTGATTAAGTCCCACATTAGATTCAGTCACCGTTTTGATGTATCAACTAATAAGAACTAGATAATTGTGCCACCATTAACATAGACTTCACATTTTGGACATGTTTCTTTATAGGACCTACCAAGCTTGGCAAAATCATCCAACCACAAAGAAGCTGTGTTGGTTGAACAACCACAGGCCTCAACTATTAATGACTAGGAATGTTATTAAGATGAATTAGAATGGGACCTTTATATGAAGATGATAAACCCTACCCACGGTTTTGACAGAGGTAAGCAAGGACACTGGAGTTTATTTCCTCTCATCCCTCAATGAAAATAGACTGAAGTGAAGAAATCATTATGCCACAATTCAGTCTCCATATTGGAGATTGTTGATTGGTTCTGAGATACTACATGTTCATGTCGCCTAGATAAATCTACTACCTTAGCTTAAGCATTTTGGACTAGAGATATAGACCAATCAAGTGTCAATCATTCCTTGGTCCATGTTTAAACCAAACAGAAGCGGAAGCATTCATCTTATTTTATCTCCCTTCAGTTGTCAAAACTTCACATCATATAGGTTGCAGAAAATGTTTACCCAAAACCGTGCCAATTCATCTGATTGAATAGGAAGTTTATAAGTAAGAACAAATTACAGTTATAGAATATCATTTCTTCATTTTATAGCATTAGTGATCTCTAAATCACCTGAagaattacaaaaataaaataaaaaataagcataATGTTTTGACAATCTAACAAGGAAGTAATCACAAGATAACTGATGAACTTGCCACCTGCAAGTGCTTTTTGCTTgatcaatatcatttaaattatgCATAACCGATGCACTAATATGAGCTACTTGTTACATAGTATTGTAACTCAAGAAAATCAAAGTTGAGTGGCACCAAAGTGGTTAATTAGAAAGAATTACAAGAAACAAAAGGTTCTTCAGACATCACTTAGTAATCATATATTCATGTTTTGTGATTACACACTTGTCTATATAGAAAAATGAGTTTCCTAAGCAAACATGTGAGGTCTAGATGGATAGCAGGTAGTGTCTAGACTTTTTTAACCCCTAAGAACATGCTGGAAATAGGAAAATGCTAATGCTTGAATGTGAGTATGCTTAGAGCTATCATTTTCATTGGTCTTCATGGGATAATTTAACGCTTTTCTTGGTGGCAAATGGGTCAAATGTGTTTGAAGTATGCTAAGTCTGTAGGTTACAACTTGTGATCTTTTAGCAACTCGTTTAGACATCCGAAAATACATAGCATTCATCTCGCTTCCCTTGTCGCCTCTCAGaaattttatttacttttattCTGATGTTTGGTGCTCAAATGCTGCGGAAAGAAAAGTCTTCCTCTAAGAGTTCATCAGACACACGACCGATGTTCACAATTGTGTTTGAGGCGAATGAGACAATGCTCAATCAGCACTACACCAAGGATCCATCTCGGACCTCGGTACATCTAGAGTGATTTCAGGTTTTTGTTTTCTcatctatctcaagtttcaaaaCTACTTCGTTtcatcagttttttttttaatcttaaaatcATATCCACAAACTATTCATTTTGTATTTGGAAATCATGAAACAAGATATGGTCAGTATAGATATCACGATCAAGTAATAAAAAATCTTGAAGGCCACCTTACCTGTTCGTTTGTTGATCCACGGTGAGACGAGGATGGTAGGAACTCTGATTCCCAACCTGCCAAATTTAAAGTAGAATGGGTCAGGGCCAATGATGCCGTCCGGGTTAGGCACTCCCGTGGCAGGGGTAGACACATGGTCGTAGAATCCGCCATGCTTATCGTAGGTGATGAGCAGGGCCGTCTCATTCCACTGCGGGCTCGCCCGGAGAGCCTCATAGACCTCTTTCACGAGCCGTTGCCCTCGGACTACGTCATGGGAAGGGTGGTCGTCAATGGCTGGTGACATCTTGGTATCGAAATAGTGCTGCTCGATAACGACGTAGTTGGGCAGCCGGCCGAACATCGCGTGCTGCTTGAAGGCGAGCTTGAATCTGTGAAACTTGACGAGATGCTTGAGCTTTCGCAGGCTCTTGAAGAAGAACACAGATGGGATGCTCTGGTAGTAGACGCCGAAGCTGAGGCCCTCATCGTCGAGGGAATCGAAGATGGTCTTCTGAGGGAATCCCTGGACGAGGTCGCGGCGGACGTTACTGAAGGCGCCGTGGGAGGTGGCAGAGTGGACGAAGAAGCGGTTGGGCTGGGAAGAGGCCGGCACGGAGGCAAACCACCGGTCGAACACCGCGAACTCCTCGGAGAGGGCGGCGTAGATGGGGACGTCCTCGGGGGTAAACCCGCGCATGAGGGTGGAGGCCACGCCATCGTCCATGCTCTGGGCTTGCTGGGCGAATCCGACCATGGGGGCGGGCACAGAGGAAGTGTCCTCGGAGCCGAACATCTGCTCGCCGATGGCCTTGAAGGAGTGTCCAGGATGGGAGTCAACGTGGGAGGCGCCGAAGACCTCGGAGGCGTTGAGGCGATTGGACTCGCGGCCGCCCTTGGCACGGATCCAGCCGAGCATGTGATCGAACGACCGGCTCTCCATCACGAGGATCACTAGGGTTTTGATTGGTCCCTTGATCtcgtgcttcttcttcttcttcttgatcgtTCGTCCGGCGTCCAGACAATGGGCGGAGGCCAccagggagagcaagaagagagcggCGATGAGGCGGCGACGCCGCCCAATGCGTCGATCCTCCGGATCCATGTCGATGCCGGACAGAGGAGGAGGACGGCGATGCTCCTCCTCCTGGCCAGGCCACACTGAAAGGGGCGATGTTGGTGGGTACGGGGTTTTAGTTAAAGAGGTGGGAAGGTGGAGTTTGACACGGAAGCAAGGCGAGAAGGCAAAGGGCCGTTTTCATATAATTAAATACTTAAGAATAATAAGAAGTCAATAACAAACTATCTAGGGAGGTGGACCGACAACAACTTACTTATGCGAACAgcccaaaaaaatttaaaataataataataaaattgatttaCAATCTAATTATTTTATAAggagtaaaatataattaataattagaTCTTTTGTTAATATATTATTTTCGTTACTGCATAGAAATAACTATGGGTAGCATATAATAAATATTACTATATATAGTGTATACTTACCTACtagatatatatattatattatgttCGAACAAGAATTCATTGTACATTCCAAAATTGATGGGGTGATTTGGAGTGTTAACCACTTCGATTAATAAAAAAGATGATTTCTGCTGATGTGACCCCACACCAAATCTGGCCTACCTACCAAAATATCGACATTGCCATTGGACTATAGACATAGCCTGCTTTCTAAACGCCGAGATCGCCCACCGAATGCCGGATCCAATAGTGCGACAGTTACTCCCTTCACAAAAATAATTAAGAGATGTAAAATTTAACGTGGAGTAGGAGATTCTTGATTCTCTAAATacttcttaatttattttaataattattagaaaatttttataaaataaaatctgACATAGGGTTATGATAGGTCGATTTATCGAATGAAATAAAAGTCATGATcgaaaaaaataagaaaggtcTATAATTAGTTGAGTGAATGTATGATTAAGAAGATAATGAATGAACAAATAAAATGTTTTCTGCATGCACTAGATCCGACAAAGTCTGACCGAGCGTAAAGAAAC encodes the following:
- the LOC122044254 gene encoding uncharacterized mitochondrial protein AtMg00810-like — protein: MTEFEMSDLGLLSYYLGIEVEQQKSRILLRQSAYAKKILSQFKMTDCNSTKHPMEPKTQLHKDLEGTPVDATEYRRIIGCLGYLLHTRSDLSYSVRMASRYMERPTIMHHKVVKQILRYLKGTIYFGLVYIKGPPEIGIFGYSDSDLAGDLDGRKSTSGMTFYFNKSLVSWNSQKQKTVALSSCEAEFMAATTAAYHALWLRSLASELTEVKPKPGQIVVEFVNTGEQRADVLTKALPGVKLAAMQQLLGVRDLEPCQD
- the LOC122043224 gene encoding non-specific phospholipase C1-like isoform X1 — translated: MDPEDRRIGRRRRLIAALFLLSLVASAHCLDAGRTIKKKKKKHEIKGPIKTLVILVMESRSFDHMLGWIRAKGGRESNRLNASEVFGASHVDSHPGHSFKAIGEQMFGSEDTSSVPAPMVGFAQQAQSMDDGVASTLMRGFTPEDVPIYAALSEEFAVFDRWFASVPASSQPNRFFVHSATSHGAFSNVRRDLVQGFPQKTIFDSLDDEGLSFGVYYQSIPSVFFFKSLRKLKHLVKFHRFKLAFKQHAMFGRLPNYVVIEQHYFDTKMSPAIDDHPSHDVVRGQRLVKEVYEALRASPQWNETALLITYDKHGGFYDHVSTPATGVPNPDGIIGPDPFYFKFGRLGIRVPTILVSPWINKRTVIHEPKGPKQDSQFEHSSVPATVKKLFNLKSNYLTKRDAWAGSFESYFYLRKTPRTDCPETLPKVKPLRPLGWIEDKVLSKFQLELIQLASQLNGDHALNTYPDIGKSMTMAQANQYTSDAVARFLEAGWAALRAGANDSAIVTMRPALTSRTCRYYSSSSAQSC
- the LOC122043224 gene encoding non-specific phospholipase C1-like isoform X2, with the protein product MDPEDRRIGRRRRLIAALFLLSLVASAHCLDAGRTIKKKKKKHEIKGPIKTLVILVMESRSFDHMLGWIRAKGGRESNRLNASEVFGASHVDSHPGHSFKAIGEQMFGSEDTSSVPAPMVGFAQQAQSMDDGVASTLMRGFTPEDVPIYAALSEEFAVFDRWFASVPASSQPNRFFVHSATSHGAFSNVRRDLVQGFPQKTIFDSLDDEGLSFGVYYQSIPSVFFFKSLRKLKHLVKFHRFKLAFKQHAMFGRLPNYVVIEQHYFDTKMSPAIDDHPSHDVVRGQRLVKEVYEALRASPQWNETALLITYDKHGGFYDHVSTPATGVPNPDGIIGPDPFYFKFGRLGIRVPTILVSPWINKRTVIHEPKGPKQDSQFEHSSVPATVKKLFNLKSNYLTKRDAWAGSFESYFYLRKTPRTDCPGHPLMKLGLPDYRRLKMYYTRTRLTLQLMLISKIQKHSLK
- the LOC122043224 gene encoding non-specific phospholipase C1-like isoform X3 codes for the protein MDPEDRRIGRRRRLIAALFLLSLVASAHCLDAGRTIKKKKKKHEIKGPIKTLVILVMESRSFDHMLGWIRAKGGRESNRLNASEVFGASHVDSHPGHSFKAIGEQMFGSEDTSSVPAPMVGFAQQAQSMDDGVASTLMRGFTPEDVPIYAALSEEFAVFDRWFASVPASSQPNRFFVHSATSHGAFSNVRRDLVQGFPQKTIFDSLDDEGLSFGVYYQSIPSVFFFKSLRKLKHLVKFHRFKLAFKQHAMFGRLPNYVVIEQHYFDTKMSPAIDDHPSHDVVRGQRLVKEVYEALRASPQWNETALLITYDKHGGFYDHVSTPATGVPNPDGIIGPDPFYFKFGRLGIRVPTILVSPWINKRTVIHEPKGPKQDSQFEHSSVPATVKKLFNLKSNYLTKRDAWAGSFESYFYLRKTPRTDCPANVDL